The sequence below is a genomic window from Candidatus Hydrogenedentota bacterium.
GGTCGCTCCCCGTGCGGGAGCGTGGATTGAAACCAGAATCGACATTTCAGTTCTCCTTTCGGCGCGGTCGCTCCCCGTGCGGGAGCGTGGATTGAAACCAGAATCGACATTTCAGTTCTCCTTTCGGCGCGGTCGCTCCCCGTGCGGGAGCGTGGATTGAAACGACTCTGCGCAAGAGCCAGTCTAGAGTATCGATCGTCGCTCCCCGTGCGGGAGCGTGGATTGAAACTTGTATTCTCGCGCTTCCCTGGGCGGACCCAGTCCGTCGCTCCCCGTGCGGGAGCGTGGATTGAAACATGCGCGTCATGGCCACGGCCTCGCGCGATGCAGTCGCTCCCCGTGCGGGAGCGTGGATTGAAACCACGGCAAGCTAAAGATTGGTGGGCATATTCCAGTCGCAACCCGCGCGGGTGCGTGTTGCTCGCTGCTTCCCAACTTTCCAGTTGTGAACCCAATAGGTCGCGAAATTTCATTTCGCACGGTTCCGCAAAGGCGTGATCGTGCAAGCAATCTGTGGCGCGTGTCCATGCCCCGCGCTGCCGGTGGCGGCGGGCAGGCGGCGGTGCAATCCCCGATCAAGGCTACAGACTCACGTCGCCGCAACACCCCACGCTCACGCTTTGACGCAACACCTGTAGGGGCGAGATTTATCGCGCCCTAGGATCTACCCGATGGACCGGATGGACCCGGTGGACAGAATGGACAGGATGGACAAGATGGACGAACATGGGTAGGCGAATCGACGTGTATACTGCGGCGCCTCAATGATAAAAACGCCTCGGGCGCGATGAATCGCGCCCCTACACCGGACAGTTCTTCGCCTCACGGAGCGCACAGATGGCGCTGTCGGTGGCGGTGCAGGCGGCGGGGCAATCCGTACTTCTTGCTCTATACCCGCGTCGCCGCATCCCCTGTAGGGGCGAGATTTATCGCGCCCTAGGATCTACCCGATGGACGAACGTGGGTACACGTGTCGACGTGTATACCGCAACGTCTCAATGATAAAAACACCTCGGGCGCGATGAATCGCGCCCCTACACCGGACAGTTCTTCGCCTCACGGAGCGCACAGATGGCGCGGACCGGATGGACTGGATGGACGAACGTGGGTACGCGAGTCTGCGTGTATAACGCAAGGCCTCAATGATAAAAACACCTCGGGCGCGATGAATCGCGCCCCTACACGGGACAGTTCTTCGCCTCACGGAGCGCACAGATGGCGCGGACAGAATGGACGGGATGGACGAACGTGGGTAGGCGAATCGACGTGTATAACGCAAGGCATCAATGATAAAAACACCTCGGGCGCAATGAACCTCTGCCTCGGGTCTGCCCTATGGATCGGAGTGCGCTATGTTTCACCCCGTCCTCAAGGGGCAGTAGTGTCTCCCTGGTTATTTCAGCACCTTGTTTATTTTCGTGAAAGCTTTTCTCAAGGCATAGGCTTTGATACAATTTCTTGTAAATGATTCGGTTAGTCTGTCGGAGCCGATTATCACGGTGCTGGAGATTCCTGCGTGATGTTTCTTTGTTGGAGCGTAGGCGCCTGTCCTATGCGTCCCTGCCTGCGGTATACGATGGAGCCCGATCACGAACTCTACTGAAAGGAGTTGTTGATGATCCGTTTAAAGAGCGCTTTTGTATTCCTTAGTCTTGTACTCGTCTTGTCTATGCCCGTCGTTGCGGAGAGCCTTGCCGCGAAAAGTTTGGCGCAATTAGAAAAGAGCAAAGCAGTGTCGGCGGAGGTTTGTGATTTTGTTGTTTGTGCTGACCCTCAGCCTGGCGGCTTCCTGGGTACGCCCAAAATTTTCCTCGATATGATGGACGAATGGAACCTCCTCAATCCTGATCTCATCGTGTGTGCAGGAGACATGATCATGGGCGGTCCGGCGGCAGAGATCGGTCCCATGTGGGATGAATTTTTAGGGAACGTGGAAAAGCTTAACGCGCCCTTTTTTGCCACGCCCGGGAATCATGATATTAACGAAGAAGTCGAAGTGATGCGCGTTTACGAAGAACGGGTCGCCCCTTTATATTATGCCTTCACGCGCGGCAATACGCTCTTTGTCATTTTGAATACGGAAGAGCCGGGCCATCCGGACGGCTTCTCCGAAGAACAGCGGGATTGGCTGCGCGATACCTTAGCGAATAATCCGGCGGAACATATCTTCATTTTCTTGCACGTACCCTTCTTTGCCCTTAACTGGGAACGCGATTGGCAGCCTACTGCTGACATCATCCAAGGTTATCCGGTTCGTGCAGTCATTTCAGGACACGAACATTACTATCGCGACTATGGCGAAAAGGATGGCGTCCGCTACATTATTTGCGGGAGCGCCGGCGGCGGCTTTCGTGAGCCTGAAGAAGAAGGCGGTTTTTTCTGCTATCTTTGGGTGAAAGTGCGCGGTGAAGAATATACGATCTCCTTAATCAAACCGGGCGCTGTGTTTTCTGCGGACTTGGTGACCGATGCCGGTGTGAAACGGCTCCATTCGATACAAGCGATGATAGAGCGGGAGCCCATTGCGCATCCTTGGAACCAAGCTTTCGATCAACCCGTTACCATGACGGTGCATAATCCTTTTGACACGCCGTTGAAGATGGAATTGCGCTGGACCTGTCCGCCTCAATGGCAGGTGGAAGATCTGGTTTGGAAGGTGTCGGTCGCGGCCGGATCGCAGGAGAGCCAAACAACGGTCATGAAACATGCCGGCCCTGATTTCTTTCCTGTTCCGTCGTTGGAGGGGGTTGTTGAAGATCCTGTTACGGGAAAAACGATTGCTCTGAACAGGGATGTGGATCTCGCTCCGACCGTGGACGTACCGAGAGCAGCGCAGCCGGTAATTCTTGACGGCGACCTCTCCGAGTGGAGCCATGCGCCCTGCCTGCCCATGCGTTATGGCGTGAGCTATGACCCTGCCGATACCGATGATTTAGAGGCCTGCGCCCGGGTCATGTGGGATGATGACTATCTGTACATTGCCGTTGAAAGTGAAGACAACGAATTTCATCAGCCCTATTATGGGGATGTGGTTTGGATGGCGGACAGCGTGGAACTGTGGATTGAAAATTCCAATTGGAGCTTCAGTCTCACGCCGCGGGACCCGCAGGTTTTTTCGCATGATCTTCCGGACAAACATCTGGACGTCATTACCACGGCCGTTTCGCTTGGCGTCGTTCAAGAAGGCCGACGTATTATTTATGAAGCCGCCTATCCCATCAAGGAGCTCTATCAAGTTGACTTTGTGCCGGGATCAAGCTTTGGCTTTTCCATTTTGGTCAACGATCTGGATCCCTCCGGACCTGTGATCAAACGGCATTATGCAGAATTAACGCCTGGCGCAGGCGCCCATTTCGCGTGTCCGAAATATAACATGATTCTGAAAGATTGATGAGCCGCCGCCGTGTGTGCGCCGTTTACGTTGCTTGATCGAAAGTCTGCACTATGAGCAGAAAGAAGGAGCGGGTCATGATTGTCAATGCCTTTACCATGAAGCTTAAAGAGGGTAACAAGGAAGAATATCAGCGGCGACACGATGCGCTCTGGCCAGAATTGTCGGCGGCGCTGCGTGCTTCGGGCATCCTCTTCTATTCTATTTTTCTTGAAGAGGCAACAGGGACGCTCTTCGCCTTTCAACAGCTGACCGAGGACAACACAACGGATTCTTTGGCGTCCCTCCCGATCATGCAAAAATGGTGGGCGTCTATGAAAGATCTGATGGAAACGAATCCGGACAATTCACCGGTCGCTGTGCCTCTGCAAGAAGTCTTTAGGCTTGAGGCGTGACGGGGCGGGGTCGCGGCGCTTTAATCTTCTTGCTCCTTGATGCTATCCAAGACAATGGACTTTTCGATGAGCATGTAGGGGATGGCATCTTGGATGATGTATAAGACTTTTTCGTCTTGTCGGATCAGGGCGGCGTCGATATTGTCTTGAACCACTTCTCCACCTCGGTTGCGCAGTGTTCCCTTGGCTATTGCCTCATTGAGTTGTGCCAAAATTTCCGGCGTCGCTTCGTGTAGGGGGCTTCTGTTTTCGGGGCAAACCAGTATCTTTAATAATTCGGGATCAACCATATCTCTAGGCTTCCTTTTTTATTTTGTTTCGAGCGTGCAGCCTTACTGCAACAGGGCGATCATACGGGGGTGATCTTACCGAGAACCACTGATTCGGAGGCGCCGGTTGCTTGGGGCACATTGGCGGGCGTACCGCAAATCGTTTCGTTGCCGAGAATGGCGAAGGCAATGGCTTCCCGTGCATCATAAGAAATGCCGATGCGGTCGCTGATATAAATTTTAACCTCTGGCAAGGCATTTTTGAGCCGCTGCATGACTGCGTTATTCATGGCGCCGCCGCCGCTTACGATCATGTGAGACACTTCGTAGTTGGGCATGATGTAGTTTTTATAGGCATCGGCAATACTTTGCACGGTCACTTGTGTTACTGTCGAGACGAGATCTTCATAGGCATGATCCCGTCGATTTGCCAGCGCATCGCGGAGATAGACATCTACGCCGAAACGTTCTCTGCCGGTGCTTTTGGGCGGGTCTTTGGTGAAATAAATATCGCTTAATAAATATTCCAAAAATTCGTCTATGACGTTGCCTCGGTTGGCCGCTTCTCCGTCTTCATCGAAGGCGAGTTTTCCGCGGCTGAGCAGACGCACTGCGCCATCAATGGCGATATTTCCGGGCCCGGTGTCAAAGGCGAGTATGTCTTCAAAGCGCGGGGTAACGGCGGTTAAATTTGCGATACCTCCAATGTTGAGGCAGACGACGGTCCGGTCGTTTCTTCGAAAGAGCAGCCAATCCGAATAGGGTACCAAGGGCGCGCCTTGTCCGCCAGCGGCCATGTCTCGAACGCGGAAATCTGATACGACGGGCAGTTTGGTGCGCTGAGCGATTACGGCGGCTTCACCGATCTGCATGGTGCCGATCT
It includes:
- the rhaM gene encoding L-rhamnose mutarotase, producing the protein MIVNAFTMKLKEGNKEEYQRRHDALWPELSAALRASGILFYSIFLEEATGTLFAFQQLTEDNTTDSLASLPIMQKWWASMKDLMETNPDNSPVAVPLQEVFRLEA
- a CDS encoding anhydro-N-acetylmuramic acid kinase — translated: MNLEAIRNKKARFIIGLMSGTSCDGIDAVLVRIKGTGPGLAMKLIAHQSFPYDNDLRLRLLSEHLTAKEVCLLNFELGELMADACLSMMDIADNNEVEPDFISVHGHTIGHYPPGTGEDKQIGTMQIGEAAVIAQRTKLPVVSDFRVRDMAAGGQGAPLVPYSDWLLFRRNDRTVVCLNIGGIANLTAVTPRFEDILAFDTGPGNIAIDGAVRLLSRGKLAFDEDGEAANRGNVIDEFLEYLLSDIYFTKDPPKSTGRERFGVDVYLRDALANRRDHAYEDLVSTVTQVTVQSIADAYKNYIMPNYEVSHMIVSGGGAMNNAVMQRLKNALPEVKIYISDRIGISYDAREAIAFAILGNETICGTPANVPQATGASESVVLGKITPV